The nucleotide window CTGGCGCGGGCAGGGCGTGAAACTGTCCGACCGCGTGACTTCGCTGGTCAAGTCCGGCGGCGCCCGCAAGCCGAAACCTGCGAAACCGGCAAAAGCGGCGCCGGCCAAATCAGAAACACCGGCAGCATCGGCAGAGCCTGACAAGGCCGCCGCACCGGAAGCGTCCGCCGCGCCGGAAGATTCGGCCACGCAAGAGGCGTCATCGGAAGACTCGGCCAAACAAGAGGCATCCTCCAAACCGGAAGCGTCCGCAAAATCGGAAGAATCGGCCAAACCGGAAGCATCCGCAAAATCGGAAGACCCGGCCAAACAAGAGGCGTCCGCCACAAAGGAAGCGTCCGCAAAACCGGAAGACTCAGCCAAACAAGAGTCATCCGCCAAACCGGAAGCATCTGCGGAAACCCCGACACCGGAACCCCCCAAAACTCCGGACTCCCCCAAACCCTCTTAACCCCCCACCGGCGCGCCCGCTGGCGCGCCGTGCAAACCCGCATGGCACAGAACGGAAAGTCCGGCAACGCCGCCACTGACAC belongs to Gammaproteobacteria bacterium and includes:
- the rpsP gene encoding 30S ribosomal protein S16, which translates into the protein MPPSTKPATQTQENPMVVIRLARGGAKKRPFYNIVVTDSRRRRDSGYIERIGYFNPRALTSETRFEIDSERLDYWRGQGVKLSDRVTSLVKSGGARKPKPAKPAKAAPAKSETPAASAEPDKAAAPEASAAPEDSATQEASSEDSAKQEASSKPEASAKSEESAKPEASAKSEDPAKQEASATKEASAKPEDSAKQESSAKPEASAETPTPEPPKTPDSPKPS